One Rosa chinensis cultivar Old Blush chromosome 5, RchiOBHm-V2, whole genome shotgun sequence genomic region harbors:
- the LOC112168467 gene encoding DExH-box ATP-dependent RNA helicase DExH11 isoform X1: protein MDPIQAAKELSFRVGFSGHSGHLRLEPLCTVERSDPVKSLPDFVLPPAFARETPESIKEYIEETYLLPRLDSDVFSPEKVGRQWDFDWFDKANVQLEPSLPRSVVVPTWELPFRRQKNGSEGGIWEPKSVQVDEAELTIEAQESGSLPRMAGPAKDFVWGSISNRPFRPGGLDDSQSLERTLPDGASNGEWVHELLTGGPAQAVPPSFKQGLDLGPLKAYPGSWNVYNDQGSVKSTSDEKLGLQSELSVQFDDLFKKAWDEDVVEFEGNDVIPKGQSSGSESVKSEDEANVVDVDITSNSPEPELSVLDEILSVEAGDSKSRFNGTSGDPEAWAISGHTEWISENFHDLVPDKALDFPFELDTFQKEAIYYLEKGESVFVAAHTSAGKTVVAEYAFALASKHCTRAVYTAPIKTISNQKYRDFCGKFDVGLLTGDVSLRPEASCLIMTTEILRSMLYRGADIIRDIEWVIFDEVHYVNDVERGVVWEEVIIMLPRHINIVLLSATVPNKVEFADWIGRTKQKQIRVTGTTKRPVPLEHCLFYSGELYKICESESFIPQGFKAAKDTFKKKNMSPATGGGGGGSRAPASHDAARGQKRETSHSGKQKQSGAHNSGNLSRTGGANQNNGNGMNNWGLRRSDASSWLSLINKLSKKSLLPVVIFCFSKNRCDRSADSMPGTDLTSSSEKSQIRVFCDKAFSRLKGSDRNLPQVLRVQNLLHRGIGVHHAGLLPIVKEVVEMLFCRGVIKVLFSTETFAMGVNAPARTVVFDTLRKFDGKEFRQLLPGEYTQMAGRAGRRGLDKIGTVIVMCRDEILEERDLKHVIVGSATRLESQFRLTYIMIMHLLRVEELKVEDMLKRSFAEFHAQKKLPDMQQLLMRKLAQPTKSIECIKGEPAIEEYYDIYLEAETHETEILEAVMQSPVAQQFLTPGRVVVMKSQSAQDHLLGVVVKAPSSSNKQHIVLVLKPELPATIQTPLASGNLQDTKNTDSSQGYYMVLKSKRALEEEYCTSVSSRKGSGVINIKLPHHGAAAGVRYEVRGADNTDFSYICTRKIKIDQIRLLEDGSSAAYSKTVQQLLDTKSDGNKYPPALDPLKDLKLKDMHLVEKYYRWTNLLQQMAKNKCHGCIKLEEHIKLAREIKRHREEVNALQFQMSDEALQQMPDFQGRIDVLKEIGCIDADLVVQIKGRVACEMNSGEELICTECLFENQLDDLEPEEAVALMSSFVFQQKNTSEPSLTPKLSMAKERLYNTAIRLGECQAYFKLPINPEEYAKENLKFGLVEVVYEWAKGTPFADICELTDVPEGMIVRTIVRLDETCREFKNAASIMGNSALYKKMETASNAIKRDIVFAASLYVTGV, encoded by the exons ATGGATCCGATACAAGCAGCCAAGGAGCTCTCATTCCGGGTCGGCTTCTCCGGCCACAGCGGCCACCTCCGCCTCGAGCCTCTCTGCACCGTCGAGCGCTCCGACCCCGTCAAGTCGCTCCCCGATTTCGTTCTG CCGCCTGCATTTGCTAGGGAAACGCCGGAGTCGATAAAAGAGTATATAGAGGAGACATATCTATTGCCAAGATTGGATTCTGATGTATTTTCACCGGAAAAGGTTGGGAGGCAGTGGGATTTTGACTGGTTTGACAAGGCTAATGTACAGTTGGAGCCGTCATTGCCGCGGTCTGTTGTTGTTCCCACATGGGAGTTACCGTTTAGGCGCCAGAAGAATGGATCAGAAGGAGGGATTTGGGAACCCAAATCTGTGCAG GTCGATGAAGCAGAACTTACCATAGAAGCACAAGAGTCTGGTTCGTTGCCACGCATGGCCGGACCAGCAAAGGATTTTGTATGGGGAAGCATCAGCAACCGTCCTTTTCGTCCAGGAGGCTTGGATGATTCCCAATCTCTAGAAAGAACTCTTCCTGATGGTGCTTCTAATGGCGAATGGGTACACGAACTTCTTACTGGTGGCCCTGCACAGGCTGTTCCACCAAGTTTTAAGCAAGGCTTGGACCTTGGTCCTCTCAAG GCATATCCTGGCTCATGGAATGTATACAATGATCAAGGTTCAGTCAAGAGCACATCAGATGAAAAGCTG GGTTTGCAGAGTGAGTTGTCTGTACAGTTTGATGACTTGTTCAAAAAGGCTTGGGATGAGGATGTTGTTGAGTTTGAAGGAAATG ATGTTATACCCAAAGGTCAATCGTCAGGATCGGAATCTGTTAAGTCAGAGGATGAAGCAAATGTTGTTGATGTTGATATTACCAGCAATTCTCCTGAGCCTGAACTGTCTGTGTTGGATGAGATTTTGTCAGTTGAGGCAGGAGACTCAAAGTCAAGATTTAATGGAACTAGTGGTGACCCGGAG GCCTGGGCTATTAGTGGACATACTGAATGGATTTCGGAGAATTTTCATGATCTTGTTCCTGATAAGGCACTTGATTTCCCTTTTGAATTGGATACATTCCAAAAGGAG GCAATTTATTATCTTGAGAAGGGGGAGTCTGTCTTTGTAGCTGCTCACACATCAGCTGGAAAGACAGTTGTTGCAGAATATGCATTTGCTCTGGCATCAAAA CATTGCACGAGAGCTGTGTATACTGCTCCTATCAAAACCATCAGCAACCAAAAATATAGGGACTTCTGTGGAAAATTCGATGTCGGACTTCTCACTGGTGATGTTAGCTTGAGGCCCGAGGCTTCTTGTCTCATTATGACCACGGAAATATTAAGGTCAATGCTTTATCGGGGTGCTGACATCATACGTGATATTGAATGG GTTATCTTTGATGAGGTTCATTATGTCAATGATGTCGAAAGAGGTGTTGTTTGGGAAGAAGTTATTATAATGCTCCCGAGACACATCAACATTGTCCTCCTTTCAGCTACG GTACCAAACAAAGTTGAGTTTGCTGACTGGATTGGACGGACAAAGCAAAAGCAAATCCGTGTTACAGG GACTACAAAAAGACCAGTCCCATTGGAGCACTGCCTATTTTACTCTGGAGAACTTTACAAGATATGTGAAAGTGAAAGCTTCATTCCTCAGGGCTTTAAAGCTGCAAAAGATACattcaaaaaaaagaatatgAGTCCTGCCACcggcggtggcggcggcggaTCACGTGCTCCAGCTTCTCATGATGCGGCTCGCGGTCAAAAACGTGAAACTTCACACTCGGGAAAACAGAAGCAATCGGGTGCCCATAATTCAGGGAATTTATCCAGAACTGGTGGGGCAAATCAAAACAACGGCAATGGCATGAACAATTGGGGTTTAAGAAGATCAGATGCTTCTTCGTGGTTGTCACTTATTAACAAGCTCTCAAAGAAGTCACTATTACCT GTGGTTATATTTTGTTTCTCAAAGAATCGCTGTGATAGGTCAGCTGATAGCATGCCGGGAACTGACCTGACAAGTAGTTCTGAGAAAAGTCAGATTCGTGTTTTCTGTGACAAAGCATTTTCACGGCTGAAGGGATCCGATAGGAATTTACCTCAG GTTCTCAGAGTTCAAAACCTTCTCCATAGAGGGATTGGTGTCCATCATGCAGGACTTCTTCCAATTGTTAAGGAAGTTGTTGAAATGCTCTTTTGTCGCGGTGTGATAAAG GTTCTGTTTTCAACAGAAACATTTGCAATGGGAGTGAATGCACCTGCTAGAACG GTTGTCTTTGATACATTAAGGAAATTTGATGGCAAGGAATTTAGACAACTACTACCAGGAGAATATACTCAAATGGCAGGCCGTGCTGGCAGGAGAGGACTTGATAAAATTGGTACAGTTATTGTAATGTGCCGTGATGAAATCCTAGAAGAGAGGGATTTGAAGCATGTCATAGTTGGAAGTGCAACCAGGCTAGAATCTCAGTTTCGGCTTACTTATATTATGATCATGCATCTTCTTCGTGTTGAAGAACTGAAG GTGGAGGACATGCTGAAAAGAAGTTTTGCTGAGTTCCATGCTCAGAAGAAACTACCAGATATGCAGCAACTTCTGATGCGAAAGCTTGCTCAGCCTACAAAAAGTATCGA ATGTATAAAAGGGGAACCAGCTATTGAGGAGTATTATGACATATACTTAGAAGCAGAGACGCATGAAACAGAAATATTGGAGGCAGTAATGCAGTCCCCTGTTGCCCAACAATTTCTTACACCTGGAAGAGTGGTTGTCATGAAATCACAATCA GCCCAGGATCACTTGCTTGGAGTTGTTGTGAAAGCACCTTCTTCTAGTAATAAGCAACACATCGTTCTAGTGCTGAAACCTGAATTACCAGCGACAATCCAAACTCCCCTGGCTAGTGGTAACTTGCAAGATACCAAAAACACTGATTCTTCTCAGGGTTACTACATGGTACTGAAATCTAAACGTGCTCTTGAAGAAGAGTATTGCACCTCTGTTTCTTCACGCAAAGGATCAGGTGTTATCAACATAAAATTACCACACCATGGTGCTGCTGCTGGGGTGAGATACGAGGTTAGAGGAGCCGATAACACAGACTTCTCATACATATGCACTCGCAAAATAAAGATTGACCAAATTCGGCTTCTTGAGGACGGTAGCAGTGCTGCTTACTCCAAGACAGTGCAACAGCTGTTGGACACAAAATCTGATGGAAATAAGTACCCTCCAGCCTTAGATCCATTAAAAG ATCTGAAGTTGAAAGACATGCATCTTGTGGAAAAATACTACAGATGGACAAACTTGTTGCAGCAGATGGCAAAGAATAAGTGCCATGGATGTATTAAATTGGAGGAACACATTAAGTTAGCAAGAGAGATAAAGAGACACAGAGAGGAAGTTAATGCTCTTCAATTTCAAATGTCAGACGAAGCACTTCAACAGATGCCAGATTTTCAAGGACGG ATAGATGTTCTGAAGGAAATCGGATGTATAGATGCTGACCTTGTAGTTCAAATAAAAGGCCGTGTCGCATGTGAGATGAATTCTGGGGAGGAGTTGATCTGCACAGAGTGTTTGTTTGAGAACCAACTAGATGACCTGGAACCAGAAGAAGCGGTGGCATTAATGTCATCCTTCGTTTTCCAGCAGAAGAATACTTCTGAACCTTCGCTTACTCCTAAACTTTCTATGGCGAAAGAGAG ATTGTACAATACAGCAATAAGACTAGGCGAGTGTCAAGCTTACTTCAAACTTCCAATAAATCCAGAAGAGTACGCCAAAGAGAATCTCAAGTTTGGTCTTGTTGAAGTTGTTTATGAGTGGGCAAAG GGCACACCATTTGCAGATATTTGTGAACTCACAGATGTTCCTGAAGGCATGATAGTGCGGACCATTGTTAGACTTGATGAGACGTGTCGTGAATTCAAAAATGCTGCATCTATTATGGGTAATTCTGCTCTATACAAGAAAATGGAGACAGCTTCAAATGCAATAAAACGTGACATTGTTTTCGCAGCTAGCTTGTACGTAACAGGAGTATAA
- the LOC112168467 gene encoding DExH-box ATP-dependent RNA helicase DExH11 isoform X3: protein MDPIQAAKELSFRVGFSGHSGHLRLEPLCTVERSDPVKSLPDFVLPPAFARETPESIKEYIEETYLLPRLDSDVFSPEKVGRQWDFDWFDKANVQLEPSLPRSVVVPTWELPFRRQKNGSEGGIWEPKSVQVDEAELTIEAQESGSLPRMAGPAKDFVWGSISNRPFRPGGLDDSQSLERTLPDGASNGEWVHELLTGGPAQAVPPSFKQGLDLGPLKAYPGSWNVYNDQGSVKSTSDEKLGLQSELSVQFDDLFKKAWDEDVVEFEGNGQSSGSESVKSEDEANVVDVDITSNSPEPELSVLDEILSVEAGDSKSRFNGTSGDPEAWAISGHTEWISENFHDLVPDKALDFPFELDTFQKEAIYYLEKGESVFVAAHTSAGKTVVAEYAFALASKHCTRAVYTAPIKTISNQKYRDFCGKFDVGLLTGDVSLRPEASCLIMTTEILRSMLYRGADIIRDIEWVIFDEVHYVNDVERGVVWEEVIIMLPRHINIVLLSATVPNKVEFADWIGRTKQKQIRVTGTTKRPVPLEHCLFYSGELYKICESESFIPQGFKAAKDTFKKKNMSPATGGGGGGSRAPASHDAARGQKRETSHSGKQKQSGAHNSGNLSRTGGANQNNGNGMNNWGLRRSDASSWLSLINKLSKKSLLPVVIFCFSKNRCDRSADSMPGTDLTSSSEKSQIRVFCDKAFSRLKGSDRNLPQVLRVQNLLHRGIGVHHAGLLPIVKEVVEMLFCRGVIKVLFSTETFAMGVNAPARTVVFDTLRKFDGKEFRQLLPGEYTQMAGRAGRRGLDKIGTVIVMCRDEILEERDLKHVIVGSATRLESQFRLTYIMIMHLLRVEELKVEDMLKRSFAEFHAQKKLPDMQQLLMRKLAQPTKSIECIKGEPAIEEYYDIYLEAETHETEILEAVMQSPVAQQFLTPGRVVVMKSQSAQDHLLGVVVKAPSSSNKQHIVLVLKPELPATIQTPLASGNLQDTKNTDSSQGYYMVLKSKRALEEEYCTSVSSRKGSGVINIKLPHHGAAAGVRYEVRGADNTDFSYICTRKIKIDQIRLLEDGSSAAYSKTVQQLLDTKSDGNKYPPALDPLKDLKLKDMHLVEKYYRWTNLLQQMAKNKCHGCIKLEEHIKLAREIKRHREEVNALQFQMSDEALQQMPDFQGRIDVLKEIGCIDADLVVQIKGRVACEMNSGEELICTECLFENQLDDLEPEEAVALMSSFVFQQKNTSEPSLTPKLSMAKERLYNTAIRLGECQAYFKLPINPEEYAKENLKFGLVEVVYEWAKGTPFADICELTDVPEGMIVRTIVRLDETCREFKNAASIMGNSALYKKMETASNAIKRDIVFAASLYVTGV from the exons ATGGATCCGATACAAGCAGCCAAGGAGCTCTCATTCCGGGTCGGCTTCTCCGGCCACAGCGGCCACCTCCGCCTCGAGCCTCTCTGCACCGTCGAGCGCTCCGACCCCGTCAAGTCGCTCCCCGATTTCGTTCTG CCGCCTGCATTTGCTAGGGAAACGCCGGAGTCGATAAAAGAGTATATAGAGGAGACATATCTATTGCCAAGATTGGATTCTGATGTATTTTCACCGGAAAAGGTTGGGAGGCAGTGGGATTTTGACTGGTTTGACAAGGCTAATGTACAGTTGGAGCCGTCATTGCCGCGGTCTGTTGTTGTTCCCACATGGGAGTTACCGTTTAGGCGCCAGAAGAATGGATCAGAAGGAGGGATTTGGGAACCCAAATCTGTGCAG GTCGATGAAGCAGAACTTACCATAGAAGCACAAGAGTCTGGTTCGTTGCCACGCATGGCCGGACCAGCAAAGGATTTTGTATGGGGAAGCATCAGCAACCGTCCTTTTCGTCCAGGAGGCTTGGATGATTCCCAATCTCTAGAAAGAACTCTTCCTGATGGTGCTTCTAATGGCGAATGGGTACACGAACTTCTTACTGGTGGCCCTGCACAGGCTGTTCCACCAAGTTTTAAGCAAGGCTTGGACCTTGGTCCTCTCAAG GCATATCCTGGCTCATGGAATGTATACAATGATCAAGGTTCAGTCAAGAGCACATCAGATGAAAAGCTG GGTTTGCAGAGTGAGTTGTCTGTACAGTTTGATGACTTGTTCAAAAAGGCTTGGGATGAGGATGTTGTTGAGTTTGAAGGAAATG GTCAATCGTCAGGATCGGAATCTGTTAAGTCAGAGGATGAAGCAAATGTTGTTGATGTTGATATTACCAGCAATTCTCCTGAGCCTGAACTGTCTGTGTTGGATGAGATTTTGTCAGTTGAGGCAGGAGACTCAAAGTCAAGATTTAATGGAACTAGTGGTGACCCGGAG GCCTGGGCTATTAGTGGACATACTGAATGGATTTCGGAGAATTTTCATGATCTTGTTCCTGATAAGGCACTTGATTTCCCTTTTGAATTGGATACATTCCAAAAGGAG GCAATTTATTATCTTGAGAAGGGGGAGTCTGTCTTTGTAGCTGCTCACACATCAGCTGGAAAGACAGTTGTTGCAGAATATGCATTTGCTCTGGCATCAAAA CATTGCACGAGAGCTGTGTATACTGCTCCTATCAAAACCATCAGCAACCAAAAATATAGGGACTTCTGTGGAAAATTCGATGTCGGACTTCTCACTGGTGATGTTAGCTTGAGGCCCGAGGCTTCTTGTCTCATTATGACCACGGAAATATTAAGGTCAATGCTTTATCGGGGTGCTGACATCATACGTGATATTGAATGG GTTATCTTTGATGAGGTTCATTATGTCAATGATGTCGAAAGAGGTGTTGTTTGGGAAGAAGTTATTATAATGCTCCCGAGACACATCAACATTGTCCTCCTTTCAGCTACG GTACCAAACAAAGTTGAGTTTGCTGACTGGATTGGACGGACAAAGCAAAAGCAAATCCGTGTTACAGG GACTACAAAAAGACCAGTCCCATTGGAGCACTGCCTATTTTACTCTGGAGAACTTTACAAGATATGTGAAAGTGAAAGCTTCATTCCTCAGGGCTTTAAAGCTGCAAAAGATACattcaaaaaaaagaatatgAGTCCTGCCACcggcggtggcggcggcggaTCACGTGCTCCAGCTTCTCATGATGCGGCTCGCGGTCAAAAACGTGAAACTTCACACTCGGGAAAACAGAAGCAATCGGGTGCCCATAATTCAGGGAATTTATCCAGAACTGGTGGGGCAAATCAAAACAACGGCAATGGCATGAACAATTGGGGTTTAAGAAGATCAGATGCTTCTTCGTGGTTGTCACTTATTAACAAGCTCTCAAAGAAGTCACTATTACCT GTGGTTATATTTTGTTTCTCAAAGAATCGCTGTGATAGGTCAGCTGATAGCATGCCGGGAACTGACCTGACAAGTAGTTCTGAGAAAAGTCAGATTCGTGTTTTCTGTGACAAAGCATTTTCACGGCTGAAGGGATCCGATAGGAATTTACCTCAG GTTCTCAGAGTTCAAAACCTTCTCCATAGAGGGATTGGTGTCCATCATGCAGGACTTCTTCCAATTGTTAAGGAAGTTGTTGAAATGCTCTTTTGTCGCGGTGTGATAAAG GTTCTGTTTTCAACAGAAACATTTGCAATGGGAGTGAATGCACCTGCTAGAACG GTTGTCTTTGATACATTAAGGAAATTTGATGGCAAGGAATTTAGACAACTACTACCAGGAGAATATACTCAAATGGCAGGCCGTGCTGGCAGGAGAGGACTTGATAAAATTGGTACAGTTATTGTAATGTGCCGTGATGAAATCCTAGAAGAGAGGGATTTGAAGCATGTCATAGTTGGAAGTGCAACCAGGCTAGAATCTCAGTTTCGGCTTACTTATATTATGATCATGCATCTTCTTCGTGTTGAAGAACTGAAG GTGGAGGACATGCTGAAAAGAAGTTTTGCTGAGTTCCATGCTCAGAAGAAACTACCAGATATGCAGCAACTTCTGATGCGAAAGCTTGCTCAGCCTACAAAAAGTATCGA ATGTATAAAAGGGGAACCAGCTATTGAGGAGTATTATGACATATACTTAGAAGCAGAGACGCATGAAACAGAAATATTGGAGGCAGTAATGCAGTCCCCTGTTGCCCAACAATTTCTTACACCTGGAAGAGTGGTTGTCATGAAATCACAATCA GCCCAGGATCACTTGCTTGGAGTTGTTGTGAAAGCACCTTCTTCTAGTAATAAGCAACACATCGTTCTAGTGCTGAAACCTGAATTACCAGCGACAATCCAAACTCCCCTGGCTAGTGGTAACTTGCAAGATACCAAAAACACTGATTCTTCTCAGGGTTACTACATGGTACTGAAATCTAAACGTGCTCTTGAAGAAGAGTATTGCACCTCTGTTTCTTCACGCAAAGGATCAGGTGTTATCAACATAAAATTACCACACCATGGTGCTGCTGCTGGGGTGAGATACGAGGTTAGAGGAGCCGATAACACAGACTTCTCATACATATGCACTCGCAAAATAAAGATTGACCAAATTCGGCTTCTTGAGGACGGTAGCAGTGCTGCTTACTCCAAGACAGTGCAACAGCTGTTGGACACAAAATCTGATGGAAATAAGTACCCTCCAGCCTTAGATCCATTAAAAG ATCTGAAGTTGAAAGACATGCATCTTGTGGAAAAATACTACAGATGGACAAACTTGTTGCAGCAGATGGCAAAGAATAAGTGCCATGGATGTATTAAATTGGAGGAACACATTAAGTTAGCAAGAGAGATAAAGAGACACAGAGAGGAAGTTAATGCTCTTCAATTTCAAATGTCAGACGAAGCACTTCAACAGATGCCAGATTTTCAAGGACGG ATAGATGTTCTGAAGGAAATCGGATGTATAGATGCTGACCTTGTAGTTCAAATAAAAGGCCGTGTCGCATGTGAGATGAATTCTGGGGAGGAGTTGATCTGCACAGAGTGTTTGTTTGAGAACCAACTAGATGACCTGGAACCAGAAGAAGCGGTGGCATTAATGTCATCCTTCGTTTTCCAGCAGAAGAATACTTCTGAACCTTCGCTTACTCCTAAACTTTCTATGGCGAAAGAGAG ATTGTACAATACAGCAATAAGACTAGGCGAGTGTCAAGCTTACTTCAAACTTCCAATAAATCCAGAAGAGTACGCCAAAGAGAATCTCAAGTTTGGTCTTGTTGAAGTTGTTTATGAGTGGGCAAAG GGCACACCATTTGCAGATATTTGTGAACTCACAGATGTTCCTGAAGGCATGATAGTGCGGACCATTGTTAGACTTGATGAGACGTGTCGTGAATTCAAAAATGCTGCATCTATTATGGGTAATTCTGCTCTATACAAGAAAATGGAGACAGCTTCAAATGCAATAAAACGTGACATTGTTTTCGCAGCTAGCTTGTACGTAACAGGAGTATAA